A single genomic interval of Stieleria maiorica harbors:
- the yaaA gene encoding peroxide stress protein YaaA, with the protein MLIVLSPAKTLDYESEPKIASQTTPEWITESETLVGVLKKKTPKQIQALMGVSDKLAELNHQRYQDWQLPMPPEATRPAILAFKGDVYLGLQADRMTEKQLLFAQDRLRILSGLYGVLRPLDAMLPYRLEMGTALKTRRGKDLYAFWGSRITQSINDQLAVTDCGFLLNLASNEYFRSIQKKHVQAQIIAPVFKDQSNGKYRVISYFAKKARGTMASWVIRNKVKTTAKLVKFAEDGYRYDPDSSTESAPVFLRD; encoded by the coding sequence ATGTTGATCGTTCTCTCGCCGGCCAAAACACTCGATTACGAATCCGAACCGAAGATCGCGTCGCAAACCACACCCGAGTGGATCACCGAAAGCGAGACGTTGGTCGGTGTGCTGAAAAAGAAGACGCCCAAACAGATCCAGGCCTTGATGGGGGTGAGCGACAAACTGGCCGAGCTGAACCATCAGCGCTACCAGGACTGGCAGTTGCCGATGCCGCCCGAAGCCACGCGGCCGGCGATTCTGGCCTTCAAAGGCGATGTATATCTGGGGCTGCAAGCGGACCGGATGACCGAAAAACAACTGCTGTTCGCCCAGGACCGTCTGCGGATTCTCTCGGGGCTTTACGGAGTGCTGCGGCCGCTCGATGCCATGTTGCCCTACCGGCTCGAAATGGGCACCGCGCTGAAGACGCGTCGCGGAAAAGATCTGTATGCGTTTTGGGGATCGCGAATCACACAATCGATCAACGATCAGCTCGCCGTGACCGACTGCGGGTTCCTATTGAATTTGGCATCCAACGAATACTTCCGCAGCATCCAAAAGAAGCACGTCCAGGCACAGATCATTGCGCCGGTGTTCAAGGATCAGAGCAACGGCAAGTACCGCGTGATCAGTTACTTTGCCAAGAAAGCTCGCGGCACGATGGCGTCGTGGGTGATTCGAAACAAAGTCAAAACAACCGCCAAGCTGGTCAAGTTTGCCGAAGACGGGTACCGATACGACCCGGATTCGTCGACCGAATCGGCGCCGGTCTTCTTGCGGGACTAG
- a CDS encoding class I SAM-dependent methyltransferase, with amino-acid sequence MQELNESIYDHPKYYDLVFGADCAAETKFILGCAERYSNRPAKRFFEPACGTGRLLYSLARRGHDVDGLDLNPKAIEFCNARFERHEMPYRAFVADMSDFRLRKKADVAFNTINSFRHLSTEAAARGHFDSMADAVRVGGLYLLGVHLTPTDAEPSEGESWSARRGHLTVNTHMWTNSRDPKRRVEKFGIRFDIHRPSGSVRIVDELVLRSYTMRQMNALIDQGGRWEIVETFDFGYDLADPIVVNPSSEDVVYVLRRRRSK; translated from the coding sequence GTGCAAGAACTGAACGAATCCATCTACGACCACCCGAAATACTATGACCTGGTGTTCGGAGCGGACTGTGCCGCGGAGACCAAGTTCATTCTTGGCTGTGCCGAGCGATACTCGAACCGGCCGGCCAAACGCTTTTTCGAACCGGCATGCGGGACCGGGCGGTTGCTGTATTCACTCGCCCGCCGCGGTCATGACGTCGATGGATTGGATTTGAATCCCAAGGCGATCGAGTTCTGTAACGCGCGATTTGAGCGTCACGAGATGCCGTACCGTGCCTTCGTGGCCGACATGTCAGATTTTCGGCTGCGGAAAAAGGCGGACGTCGCGTTCAACACGATCAACAGTTTTCGTCACTTATCGACCGAAGCGGCCGCCCGCGGACACTTCGATTCGATGGCCGACGCCGTCCGCGTCGGCGGGCTTTATCTGCTGGGCGTCCACCTGACGCCGACCGACGCGGAACCGAGCGAAGGGGAGTCCTGGTCCGCCCGACGTGGCCATCTGACGGTCAACACGCACATGTGGACCAATTCGCGAGACCCCAAACGTCGTGTCGAAAAGTTCGGCATCCGCTTCGACATCCACCGTCCGTCCGGATCGGTGCGGATCGTCGACGAACTGGTTCTGCGAAGTTACACGATGCGTCAGATGAACGCGTTGATCGATCAAGGCGGCCGCTGGGAAATCGTCGAAACGTTCGACTTCGGATATGACCTTGCCGATCCGATCGTCGTCAATCCGAGCAGCGAAGATGTGGTCTACGTGCTTCGCCGTCGGCGATCGAAATAG
- a CDS encoding SHD1 domain-containing protein gives MNRKVRNAFQWTLVVCLTVMLGVGPASAGGLLKRLRGNSSDSCADVCCPEPVCVSQPVCTTPVVTCCDPAPVCCDPVPACEVIPCSPVVSADCCGGEIVSEAPAADAAPPAPESADVAPPAPETPAESEPAPPEPAASEPEPPVAEAPETVEAETTEAAKPPVESEPAATEPNPFDKPAEPAPVEAEPAPAEPAPVEAAPADDAMDDLFGDPAPAEQPAPADPPTPADEPAPADEPAPADGGLDDLFGDAPAEEAPAEAAAADEAMDDLFGDPAPADAAPADQPAPADEPAPADQPAPADGGLDDLFGDAPAEEAPAAAAPADDAMDDLFGDPAPADAAPADAAPADDSAPADGGLDDLFGDAPAEEAPAAAAPADDAMDDLFGDPAPADAAPADAAPVDDSAPADGGLDDLFGDAPAEEAPAAAAPADDAMDDLFGDPAPADAAPADAAPADGGLDDLFGDPSAPADDATEDAPATDALDDLFGDPADDAPASDAAPADEATDNLDDLFGQAPAADDTLNVHVVTVAPAAPAINPLDETHVRTWIDNTGKYQVEGRLIEINSDNVRLFKSNGRTCTVPFERLCPADASYVESIRDEVKQSRLPLLSSK, from the coding sequence ATGAATCGAAAGGTCCGAAACGCTTTTCAGTGGACCCTGGTTGTCTGCTTGACCGTGATGCTCGGCGTCGGCCCTGCATCGGCCGGCGGACTGCTAAAACGCCTCCGTGGGAACTCGTCTGATTCATGCGCAGACGTCTGTTGCCCGGAACCCGTTTGCGTTTCCCAGCCCGTCTGTACGACGCCGGTGGTCACCTGCTGTGACCCCGCGCCGGTTTGCTGCGATCCCGTCCCGGCCTGCGAAGTCATCCCTTGCTCGCCGGTCGTTTCCGCCGATTGCTGTGGTGGCGAGATCGTTTCCGAAGCTCCGGCAGCGGATGCCGCACCCCCGGCACCCGAGTCGGCCGATGTGGCACCGCCCGCTCCCGAAACGCCGGCGGAATCCGAGCCCGCTCCACCAGAACCGGCCGCCAGCGAGCCGGAACCGCCCGTCGCCGAAGCCCCTGAAACCGTGGAAGCGGAAACCACCGAAGCAGCCAAGCCGCCGGTCGAAAGCGAACCGGCCGCCACCGAACCGAATCCGTTTGACAAGCCTGCCGAACCGGCTCCTGTTGAAGCTGAACCGGCTCCCGCAGAACCAGCCCCCGTCGAAGCGGCTCCGGCCGACGACGCGATGGACGATCTGTTCGGCGATCCGGCACCGGCTGAACAACCGGCACCTGCTGATCCGCCAACTCCTGCCGACGAACCCGCTCCTGCGGACGAACCGGCTCCCGCGGATGGCGGCTTGGACGATTTGTTCGGTGATGCACCGGCCGAAGAAGCTCCCGCCGAAGCGGCAGCAGCCGACGAAGCGATGGACGACCTGTTCGGCGATCCGGCACCCGCTGATGCTGCCCCGGCGGACCAACCCGCCCCGGCGGATGAGCCGGCCCCGGCGGACCAACCGGCCCCGGCGGACGGCGGCTTGGATGATCTGTTCGGCGATGCACCGGCCGAAGAAGCTCCTGCCGCAGCAGCTCCGGCCGACGATGCCATGGATGACCTGTTCGGCGACCCGGCTCCGGCCGATGCGGCTCCCGCTGACGCTGCCCCTGCTGACGACTCGGCACCTGCCGACGGAGGATTGGACGACCTGTTCGGTGACGCACCGGCCGAAGAAGCTCCCGCCGCAGCGGCACCGGCCGATGACGCCATGGACGACCTGTTCGGCGATCCGGCCCCCGCTGACGCTGCACCGGCTGATGCTGCCCCAGTTGACGACTCGGCCCCTGCCGACGGAGGCTTGGACGACTTGTTCGGCGATGCACCGGCCGAAGAAGCTCCCGCCGCAGCAGCCCCGGCCGACGACGCCATGGATGACCTGTTCGGCGATCCGGCCCCCGCTGACGCAGCACCCGCCGACGCAGCACCCGCCGATGGTGGCCTGGACGATTTGTTCGGCGACCCGAGCGCCCCGGCCGACGATGCCACCGAGGATGCGCCCGCGACCGACGCGTTGGACGACCTGTTCGGTGATCCGGCCGACGATGCACCGGCCAGCGATGCCGCACCCGCCGACGAGGCGACGGACAACCTGGATGACTTGTTCGGCCAAGCCCCTGCTGCCGACGACACCCTGAATGTCCACGTCGTCACCGTCGCCCCCGCGGCTCCGGCGATCAACCCGTTGGACGAGACCCACGTGCGAACATGGATCGACAACACCGGTAAGTATCAGGTCGAAGGTCGCTTGATCGAAATCAACAGCGACAACGTTCGGCTGTTCAAGTCCAACGGTCGAACCTGCACCGTTCCCTTCGAGCGACTGTGCCCGGCGGATGCGTCATACGTCGAGTCGATCCGCGACGAAGTCAAGCAATCGCGACTGCCGTTGTTGAGCAGCAAGTAG
- a CDS encoding GrpB family protein, with amino-acid sequence MADTVRLMHYDPRWPQEFQQTRSGILHSCLGWVIDVQHIGSTAIGGMISRPVLDVVAAVRDDDDAQQAIAESTDMIEGLNFRRVTTPMWAAEAIVLCKPRSGEPTHRVFLTYLNSPFYRSSIAVRDALRRDRELSLRFEETKVTRWRKGAGQPQRYADDKSVFFAHLIEHHAG; translated from the coding sequence ATGGCCGACACCGTCCGATTGATGCACTACGACCCGCGCTGGCCGCAGGAGTTCCAGCAGACTCGGAGCGGGATTTTGCACAGTTGTCTCGGTTGGGTGATCGATGTGCAACACATCGGCAGCACGGCGATCGGCGGCATGATCTCCCGTCCCGTGCTGGACGTGGTCGCGGCGGTTCGGGACGACGATGACGCTCAACAGGCGATCGCCGAATCAACCGACATGATCGAGGGGCTGAACTTTCGCCGCGTCACCACGCCGATGTGGGCTGCCGAAGCGATCGTCCTTTGCAAGCCTCGCAGCGGAGAACCAACCCACCGCGTCTTTCTGACCTATCTGAACAGCCCCTTCTATCGCAGTTCGATCGCCGTCCGCGATGCGCTGCGACGGGATCGAGAGCTGTCGCTGCGGTTCGAGGAAACGAAGGTCACCCGATGGCGCAAGGGGGCCGGCCAGCCGCAGCGGTACGCCGACGACAAGTCCGTGTTCTTCGCCCACCTGATCGAGCACCATGCCGGCTGA
- a CDS encoding MDR/zinc-dependent alcohol dehydrogenase-like family protein, translating to MKAVTLDAGGLHFQPSHAEPTTADGEVLVQVLKAGICETDLQLARGYMGFHGIVGHEFVGIAQSGDHAGRRVVGEINCNCRMCPTCLAGRPTHCPHRTVIGIDRHDGAFADDVAIPEHNLHVIPDNVSDDQALFTEPLAAAFEILEQVAIEPGDQIAVLGDGRLGYLSAQVLSLVTDQITVFGKHGVKLLRFGHRGYETVQVPSADPAELPKHKFDVVVDCSGSTTGLPMAIHMVRPRGTVVLKTTVAASHELSLAAIVIDEISVVGSRCGPFDKALDALADGRIDVTGLITDRYPLDQFRRAFDSAASANSFKVVFEIGSAP from the coding sequence ATGAAAGCGGTCACCCTGGATGCCGGCGGGCTTCACTTCCAACCTTCGCACGCCGAACCGACGACGGCCGACGGTGAAGTGCTCGTCCAGGTTCTCAAGGCCGGGATTTGCGAGACCGATCTGCAGCTCGCCCGGGGCTACATGGGATTCCACGGAATTGTGGGGCATGAATTTGTCGGCATCGCGCAATCCGGCGACCATGCCGGTCGACGTGTTGTCGGCGAGATCAATTGCAATTGCCGAATGTGTCCCACCTGTCTGGCCGGCCGGCCGACACACTGCCCCCATCGGACGGTCATCGGGATCGACCGTCACGACGGGGCGTTTGCAGACGACGTCGCGATCCCGGAACACAACCTTCACGTGATTCCCGACAACGTCAGCGACGACCAGGCGTTGTTTACCGAACCGCTGGCTGCGGCCTTTGAAATCCTGGAACAGGTCGCGATCGAACCCGGCGACCAGATCGCGGTTTTGGGTGACGGCCGATTGGGCTATCTGTCGGCTCAAGTGCTTTCGCTGGTCACCGATCAGATCACCGTCTTCGGAAAACACGGCGTCAAGCTATTGCGGTTCGGGCACCGCGGGTACGAAACGGTCCAGGTCCCCTCGGCCGATCCCGCCGAGCTTCCCAAACACAAGTTCGATGTCGTGGTCGATTGCAGCGGGTCGACGACGGGATTGCCGATGGCGATTCACATGGTTCGGCCGCGCGGGACGGTGGTCCTAAAGACAACGGTGGCCGCCTCGCATGAACTTTCGCTTGCGGCGATCGTGATCGATGAAATCAGTGTCGTCGGATCACGCTGCGGACCGTTCGACAAAGCCCTCGATGCGTTGGCCGACGGCCGGATCGACGTGACCGGGTTGATCACCGATCGCTACCCGCTGGATCAATTTCGTCGCGCGTTCGATTCGGCCGCTAGCGCGAATTCATTCAAGGTCGTGTTTGAGATCGGTTCGGCACCCTAA